From Trichoderma atroviride chromosome 1, complete sequence, one genomic window encodes:
- a CDS encoding uncharacterized protein (EggNog:ENOG41), whose protein sequence is MASTSDIGYFTFSAANEAAIHLLENVRREPSPPALISDEDSIGYRLSIPSAQSHSTPTCRHDQSCFIWRIGTGPSPNKVKAGVDSFTPEILLCPQASSPTPSSKTVRASINHIHATIYVHARSRVLVMESRTGRPIIYERGDMNNQDVVIYGGTSKRDRSCVLRRRQNFLRFGPYRFLLEFTVSPLQQDEFTKRINRHYPRHPHDPCSLVPTTDEEPEILWNVWLHQKIPSSLSVWSGVDIQDGQPVAVKALLNKAETRQYTIDQLDLASHYQSRPAKGILGILETWCEHWRSPPCLFRASSDLDHCQKTYFSMPLAKQNFLHDRWTQFKTMESVAYLYHTLCGLAELHNQGFTHGNIRPELLLICEKRAFISLCMDKPERPDASVCVAPEFWLSRGRESDLDATKLDIWALAASWLHRCLKAAPDLMVTQRSHASIQETLRRRNEAGDIKGPLYRLFRRMLAWEPHNRPSASEALEDEAWRPILAPRVVERKRKRAQTEQEGQSRRVRLAIPRVAE, encoded by the coding sequence ATGGCGTCGACATCAGACATTGGCTACTTCACCTTCTCCGCCGCCAACGAGGCcgccatccatcttcttgaaAATGTTCGGCGCGAACCATCGCCACCGGCACTAATAAGCGACGAGGACTCAATAGGCTATCGCCTGTCGATTCCCTCTGCACAATCCCACTCCACCCCTACCTGTCGTCATGATCAATCTTGCTTCATTTGGAGAATCGGCACTGGCCCGTCCCCAAACAAGGTCAAAGCCGGAGTAGATTCATTCACCCCCGAGATTCTTCTATGCCCACAAGCTTCATCGCCAACTCCCAGCTCCAAGACGGTCCGTGCATCCATCAACCACATCCATGCCACGATTTACGTCCATGCACGGTCAAGAGTCTTGGTGATGGAATCACGAACTGGCCGGCCAATAATATACGAGCGAGGCGACATGAACAATCAAGATGTAGTGATATATGGGGGGACAAGCAAGAGGGACAGGTCTTGTGTCCTGCGCCGGCGGCAGAACTTTCTTCGATTCGGTCCATATCGCTTTCTTCTCGAGTTTACCGTCAGCCCTCTACAGCAAGACGAGTTCACCAAGAGGATCAACCGGCATTACCCTCGTCACCCTCATGACCCCTGCAGCCTCGTTCCCACAACAGATGAAGAGCCTGAGATTCTTTGGAATGTATGGCTGCATCAGAAAATCCCAAGCTCGCTCTCAGTCTGGTCCGGTGTTGATATTCAGGACGGCCAGCCGGTTGCTGTAAAGGCGCTGCTAAATAAAGCCGAGACACGACAATATACAATCGATCAACTTGACTTGGCCTCTCATTACCAAAGCAGGCCAGCCAAAGGCATCCTTGGTATTCTTGAAACTTGGTGCGAGCACTGGAGATCACCTCCGTGCTTGTTTAGAGCAAGCAGTGACCTCGATCACTGCCAAAAGACGTACTTTTCTATGCCCCTGGCCAAGCAAAACTTTCTCCACGATCGCTGGACACAATTCAAGACCATGGAGAGCGTCGCATATCTGTACCACACTCTGTGTGGACTAGCCGAACTTCATAATCAAGGCTTTACTCATGGAAACATCCGACCCGAGCTGTTGCTGATATGTGAGAAAAGAGCCTTCATATCGCTTTGCATGGACAAACCAGAGAGACCCGATGCAAGTGTCTGCGTCGCACCAGAGTTCTGGCTGAGCAGGGGCCGGGAGTCGGATCTGGATGCAACAAAACTCGACATCTGGGCTCTTGCTGCCTCGTGGCTCCATCGCTGCTTGAAAGCAGCGCCCGACCTGATGGTGACACAGCGCTCACATGCCAGTATTCAAGAGACGCTGAGGCGCCGCAATGAAGCGGGCGATATAAAGGGGCCGCTGTATCGCCTCTTTCGGCGGATGCTGGCGTGGGAGCCGCATAATCGCCCAAGTGCGAGCGAGGCtcttgaagatgaggcaTGGAGGCCCATCCTGGCTCCCAGAGTGGTCGAGAGGAAGCGAAAGCGGGCGCAAACAGAGCAAGAGGGTCAATCCAGACGAGTCAGGTTGGCAATACCTAGAGTGGCAGAATAA